From the genome of Hyperolius riggenbachi isolate aHypRig1 chromosome 9, aHypRig1.pri, whole genome shotgun sequence, one region includes:
- the FAM98B gene encoding protein FAM98B: protein MEADLLDTLEALGYEGSLLDDATLGPALQSGLSSPEYCQLLHWLSSQIKLLDNLEESISSEGGDLESMQLEISGFLKELSCPYSSLVSGDIESRLKSKEDCLKLLLFLGTELQALQIVQTRRQSCPNTSDALYKEVRTICEALQLPEPSTSDFMSKLKSVEEKVAELLPKVKANSIDKKLLSAELNSQQLERLEEINEALCKEYECRRRMLMKRLDVTVQSFSWSDRAKAKTDEIARAYQPIRYSLCAKSGVTLSHLLAAREDLSRIVRTSSGSIREKTVCPVNKVLMGRVPDRGGRPSEIDPPPPEMPPWQKRQDDGGRGGWRGGRGGGGGFGRGGFNRGGGRGGGGGGGGGGGGGGFQGRGGYGDSYGGRGNYRRF, encoded by the exons GTTGTCATCGCCAGAGTACTGCCAGCTCTTGCACTGGCTCAGCTCTCAGATTAAGCTGTTAGATAATTTGGAGGAGAGTATCAGTTCTGAAG GTGGAGATTTGGAGAGTATGCAGCTGGAAATCAGTGGATTCCTGAAGGAGCTCTCATGCCCGTactcttctctggtgtctggcgataTCGAAAGCAGGCTGAAAAGCAAGGAGGATTGTCTTAAGCTGCTAT TGTTTTTAGGCACTGAGCTTCAAGCTTTGCAGATAGTACAGACCAGGAGGCAGAGTTGCCCGAACACAAGTGATGCTTTGTATAAAGAAGTGAGGACCATTTGTGAAGCTCTCCAGTTGCCTGAACCTTCAACTTCAGATTTTATGTCCAAATTAAAAAGTGTGGAGGAAAAG GTTGCTGAACTGCTGCCTAAGGTGAAGGCCAACAGCATAGATAAGAAGTTGCTCAGTGCAGAGCTCAATTCACAACAGTTG GAACGGCTGGAGGAGATAAATGAAGCACTTTGTAAAGAATACGAGTGTCGGAGGAGAATGTTAATGAAGCGTCTAGATGTTACTGTACAGTCATTCAGCTGGTCAGACAGGGCCAAG gcaaAGACAGATGAGATTGCACGTGCTTACCAACCCATACGGTATTCGCTGTGTGCAAAGTCAGGAGTCACTTTGTCGCACCTCTTGGCTGCCAGGGAGGATCTCTCCAGAATAGTGCGCACCAGCAGTGGTTCAATAAGGGAGAAGACCGTCTGTCCTGTTAATAAG GTTCTGATGGGACGGGTGCCTGACCGAGGAGGAAGACCATCAGAAATAGACCCTCCACCTCCAGAAATGccaccctggcagaagagacaggACGATGGAGGAAGGGGAGGCTGGAGAGGTGGacgtggtggtggaggaggatttGGAAGAGGTGGTTTTAAtcgaggtggaggaagaggaggaggaggaggaggtggtggtggtggtggtggtggtggattcCAGGGAAGAGGAGGATACGGGGACAGTTATGGAGGAAGAGGAAATTACAGGAGGTTCTGA